One genomic segment of Brassica napus cultivar Da-Ae chromosome A3, Da-Ae, whole genome shotgun sequence includes these proteins:
- the LOC111214417 gene encoding separase isoform X2 produces MSSSDDHHRLLSLIESSDAIFTSFSDYLRPFTSPQPSSRSLGKQFLPFLNKSISLFPKRLSATANPQSRESAGDLFRAYELCLDCLESFSAQLACKPHTLQFQRLRMIYCLDAWGFHESVIAQAFKVLEKLRGGEAGSKLLPEVKEGEAELAMVLVEAVAAVFKGVAMCKQVDDEPFRTVLLMVEEVRDWFRVLDAKAYEKLHRVLVTNLGKCALSLVREAERFDGGLVRSFCDATVKEHYKFALAKDRIFKFARDVISVLCGFKDRRMSMAIDISVSVLRSLTCQFKVESNDDIEDFVVLVAYCAHKFQSAGDMNCIQVSKKLNELAANFSEALPQLYLILRLYSSGLSIMVYDSRESKVKDTTDDWKIQALLDDETRWQNLVSLLGMVDQTDLGNQTDLGNQTDLSLVGGHKRYISKTDDSCSGINMKNWWLQYVDALKFLCQPLATLINSVKRKIVLETGMSCASAHLSTIHDAFLQFCDGRLFLQRCTSEKGGSETDNNKALLNVAMAAFIVSLRIQQEMEISVHLVENVIASPWIGSQELKYILASLYNVGVVLYRNKELKKACEALKLCSKASWRCVELDCQIFVNQSSSSELSEDAIMDFVGETCNRSAFYLDVLQQCSRCKIRQTMVHILENWLSAEHLMRRLPGPAAIVKQWVKIERGCHTNLDVVDSCTTLYSLLSSSKKKSNRAIGKILQQELLAYDEMFSLSSKLGQQTRIEIADILLKNVYVTEDMHVERARILVWKARITRASGTEHLADCIRFLSEAISILSEVHHGTNKEGASSSYQLPIAYCLRAFCTEEAEPNSKKVFQDISTSLNLWLRIPGLDDSEDSLPTENIVPLLYNMFDLMSVKGCTELHHHIYQLIFRLFKRKHVKLEVCLGMMWESRRLSHALCPSPISDAFILSLSENWGDKSTCIDFWIDCLKDSKARLIGFQQNFHDLQNDFLRSSKKDKGPFHSDITIDDITDAASELVSSASLSGQSSFTAAYLYYDLSERLISFGKLSEALLYAKEAYRIRTLLFQEKFKYTAEKQFEKYNDAGKISEIRSYSITDFEVYRSLATDFWPCGNFSWDINHCYLSRWNVLQCYLESTLQVGIVNELIGNGLEAESLLSWGKAISCSQSLFPFVVAFSSALGNFYLKKQSLDLAEKEIQNGKEILVTNQREFSCVKCKLKLEVTLDKQLGDISRIQMDRISQTDGFLHAESLFSAALGKICCSGWKSCIRSDGEDIADGTAIDKNGGEVLGYKSRKTKLSVNKEPTESKGPRRGRRAKASQTCVSKDHDLISEPTSRLTRSMRQSRKEQCQNCVPEVVSNVSDCSGGERVLLDTENTVHGFCICYKGKCTQCLSIDVMESGSLNSLVSLKWELCHRRLASSILVNLGKCLADSGRVHLAYEALLHSISVLFKSNRSSHNQPSVSELLEFIGQEATMDVFAIDRAIILYNLCWLSLRNYHCRESRFICCDLSHIPFPKLVSWLTLAFILSREVPIVFQKVSRLLASVYMLSSSSDEFSIVCDGKELSTSHWVSYFHQASLGTHISYQFISNLSRGHKPQCLSDKECTEATCSSCMVPEELDLPRLAPERTQDLVQFAKEFFSNLPSSTIICISLLGGALNELLQELMQIRSPVCAWVLVSRLTLKSQPIATLLPVDSVLEDMSDDDSATISSTEATQVKNLERRWLCPWGSTVVDDVAPAFKSILEESHISSGSPVEDTREHRNSWWKKRKTLDHHLKKFLRNLEASWLGPWRCLLLGDLSNFKLPDSVQKKLVKDLKSKCKMEVNEMLLKILLGGGIENFEGEACVAQLSLSNGCYVGRGGYLYEEDSCRTPTAAANTSESRHGLALQLIREAATKLEQHDGCDNREPIILVLDPEVQMLPWENIPILRKQEVYRMPSVGSIFAVLKKRSLQGEPARSQAASFPLIDPLDSFYLLNPGGDLSETQVEFESWFRDQNFEGKAGSVPSAEELTEALKSHDLFLYFGHGSGSQYLSSREIEKLENCCATFLMGCSSGSLWLKGCYIPQGIPLSYLLAGSPAIVANLWDVTDRDIDRFGKALLEAWLRERSDSPSPFSSEGGCSQCESLTNELAAMNLKGNTTKRTRKPSSRNKPAQSSADGSGKMECNHNHGRKIGSFIGAAREVCTLPYLIGAAPVCYGVPTGIIRKKGIEALLPSSSSC; encoded by the exons ATGTCCTCCTCCGATGACCACCACCGTCTCCTCTCTCTCATCGAATCCTCCGACGCTATCTTCACCTCCTTCTCCGATTACCTCCGCCCTTTCACCTCTCCACAACCTTCCTCCCGTTCCCTCGGCAAGCAGTTCCTCCCGTTCCTCAACAAATCGATCTCCCTCTTCCCCAAACGCCTCTCTGCCACCGCCAATCCCCAATCTCGCGAATCGGCCGGGGATCTCTTCCGCGCGTACGAGCTTTGTTTGGATTGCTTGGAGTCCTTCTCCGCTCAGTTAGCCTGCAAGCCGCACACTCTTCAGTTCCAGAGATTGCGGATGATTTACTGTCTCGATGCTTGGGGGTTTCACGAGAGTGTGATTGCTCAGGCGTTTAAGGTTTTGGAGAAGCTTAGAGGCGGTGAGGCTGGGTCGAAGTTGTTGCCGGAGGTTAAGGAAGGAGAGGCGGAGCTTGCGATGGTTTTGGTTGAGGCTGTGGCGGCTGTCTTTAAGGGTGTGGCGATGTGTAAGCAGGTAGATGATGAGCCGTTTAGAACGGTGCTTCTTATGGTCGAGGAGGTTAGAGATTGGTTCAG GGTTTTAGATGCTAAGGCGTATGAGAAGTTGCATAGAGTGCTCGTGACGAATCTTGGTAAATGTGCTCTTTCTCTTGTTAGAGAAGCTGAGCGTTTTGATGGGGGTTTAGTGCGTTCCTTTTGCGATGCGACTGTGAAGGAACACTATAAGTTTGCGTTGGCAAAAGATCGGATTTTCAAG TTTGCCCGTGATGTGATTTCTGTTTTGTGCGGATTTAAGGATAGAAGAATGTCAATGGCCATTGATATTTCAGTGTCTGTGTTGCGTAGCTTAACTTGCCAGTTCAAG GTTGAATCTAACGATGATATTGAAGATTTTGTTGTGCTTGTCGCTTATTGCGCTCACAAATTTCAATCAGCAGGAGACATGAACTGTATTCAAGTTTCGAAGAAGTTAAATGAGTTAGCAGCGAATTTCTCCGAG GCGTTACCACAACTTTATCTGATTCTTAGACTTTATTCGTCTGGGCTGTCCATCATGGTTTACGATTCCAGAGAAAGCAAGGTTAAAGATACAACTGATGATTGGAAGATTCAAGCCCTGCTCGATGACGAGACTAGATGGCAAAATTTAGTTTCCTTACTCGGTATGGTGGATCAGACTGATTTGGGCAATCAGACTGATTTGGGCAATCAGACTGATTTATCATTGGTTGGTGGACATAAAAGGTACATCAGTAAAACAGATGATAGCTGTTCAGGCATAAACATGAAGAATTGGTGGCTACAATATGTAGATGCCTTGAAGTTCTTGTGCCAACCGCTTGCGACCTTGATAAACTCAGTGAAAAGAAAAATTGTGTTGGAAACGGGAATGTCCTGCGCTTCTGCTCATTTGTCTACTATTCATGATGCCTTTCTCCAGTTTTGTGATGGTCGTCTCTTCCTTCAGAG ATGCACATCTGAAAAGGGAGGTAGCGAAACTGACAATAACAAAGCTTTGTTAAACGTGGCTATGGCTGCTTTCATTGTCTCGTTGAGAATCCAGCAAGAAATGGAG ATCAGCGTCCATCTAGTTGAGAATGTAATTGCTAGTCCATGGATCGGATCTCAAGAACTCAAGTATATATTAGCGTCGCTATACAATGTTGGTGTCGTTCTGTACAGAAATAAGGAGCTAAAAAAG GCTTGTGAGGCGCTCAAGCTGTGCTCGAAGGCATCATGGAGATGTGTTGAACTAGATTGTCAGATATTTGTAAATCAATCTAGTTCATCTGAGCTGTCAGAAGATGCCATTATGGATTTTGTGGGTGAAACATGTAATAGGTCTGCATTCTACTTGGATGTACTCCAGCAATGTAGTAGATGCAAGATTAGACAGACTATGGTGCACATTCTGGAAAATTGGCTTTCGGCTGAACATCTGATGAGAAGGCTACCAGGTCCTGCGGCAATTGTGAAACAGTGGGTTAAG ATAGAACGGGGATGTCACACGAATTTGGATGTGGTTGATTCTTGTACAACTTTGTACTCATTGCTATCATCTTCCAAGAAAAAGTCAAATCGAGCTATCGGAAAAATCCTACAGCAG GAGCTTCTGGCCTATGATGAAATGTTCTCTTTGAGCTCGAAACTAGGTCAACAAACGCGAATCGAAATAGCAGATATCCTCTTGAAGAATGTTTATGTCACAGAGGATATGCATGTAGAGAGAGCAAGAATCTTAGTATGGAAAGCAAGAATAACAAGGGCATCTGGAACTGAACATCTAGCTGACTGCATTCGTTTCCTGTCAGAAGCAATCTCTATATTG AGTGAGGTACATCATGGGACAAATAAAGAGGGAGCGTCATCTTCTTACCAGTTACCTATTGCGTATTGCTTGAGAGCTTTTTGTACCGAGGAAGCTGAACCAAACTCGAAG AAAGTCTTTCAAGATATTAGTACTTCGCTAAATCTCTGGCTGAGGATTCCTGGCCTAGATGATAGTGAGGACAGTCTACCAACAGAAAACATAGTTCCATTACTGTATAATATGTTCGATTTGATGTCAGTGAAG GGATGTACGGAGCTCCATcatcatatataccagctgatTTTCAGATTATTCAAACGGAAGCATGTCAAATTGGAGGTCTGCCTTGGAATGATGTGGGAAAGTAGAAGGCTAAGTCATGCCCTATGCCCTTCTCCAATAAGTGATGCGTTTATCCTGAGCTTATCAGAGAATTGGGGTGACAAATCTACGTGCATTGACTTCTGGATAGATTGCCTGAAAGATTCAAAAGCGAGGCTAATTGGGTTCCAGCAGAACTTCCATGATTTACAAAATGATTTCCTACGAAGCTCCAAAAAGGATAAAGGTCCCTTTCATTCAGATATCACAATAGATGATATCACAGATGCAGCTTCAGAACTCGTTTCAAGT GCCTCACTTTCTGGTCAATCATCTTTCACAGCTGCATATCTTTATTATGATCTCTCTGAAAGGCTCATATCGTTTGGCAAGCTTTCTGAG GCTCTTTTATATGCAAAAGAAGCCTACAGAATACGAACTCTTTTATTTCAAGAGAAATTTAAGTATACAGCTGAGAAGCAGTTCGAAAAATACAATGACGCAGGAAAAATATCAGAGATACGGAGTTATAGCATAACAGATTTCGAAGTGTACAGATCGTTAGCAACTGACTTTTGGCCATGTGGGAATTTTTCCTGGGACATTAATCACTGCTACTTAAGTCGTTGGAATGTACTCCAATGTTATTTGGAAAGCACCCTTCAG GTTGGAATTGTTAATGAGCTGATAGGGAATGGGTTGGAGGCAGAATCCCTTCTGTCATGGGGGAAAGCCATTTCATGCTCGCAAAGTCTATTCCCTTTTGTAGTTGCATTTTCTTCTGCTTTAG GAAATTTTTACCTCAAAAAGCAGAGTCTGGATCTGGCAGAAAAGGAAATCCAAAATGGAAAAGAGATATTAGTTACTAATCAGCGAGAATTTTCATGCGTAAAGTGCAAACTCAAGTTAGAAGTTACACTGGATAAGCAGCTTGGAGATATATCTCGAATACAAATGGATAGAATTTCCCAGACAGATGGATTCTTGCATGCTGAAAGCTTGTTTAGTGCTGCCCTTGGAAAAATCTGTTGCTCAGGATGGAAAAGCTGCATTAGATCTGATGGAGAAGACATTGCTGATGGAACAGCGATTGACAAAAATGGAGGGGAAGTTTTAGGATATaaatcaagaaaaacaaaactcagTGTAAATAAAGAGCCAACTGAAAGCAAAGGCCCCAGGAGGGGACGGAGAGCTAAAGCTTCCCAAACTTGCGTGTCAAAGGACCATGATTTGATATCTGAGCCAACTTCAAGATTGACTCGTTCAATGCGTCAGTCACGTAAAGAGCAATGCCAAAACTGTGTGCCTGAAGTTGTTTCAAATGTATCTGATTGTTCTGGTGGTGAAAGGGTGTTGTTGGACACAGAAAACACAGTCCATGGCTTTTGCATTTGCTACAAAGGAAAATGTACGCAATGTCTATCTATAGACGTAATGGAATCTGGGTCTCTCAACAGTTTGGTAAGTTTGAAATGGGAACTCTGCCATAGGAGGCTTGCATCTTCAATACTTGTTAACCTCG GAAAATGTTTGGCGGATTCTGGTAGAGTTCATCTAGCTTATGAAGCACTACTGCATAGTATCtctgttttatttaaaagtaacCGGTCCAGCCACAACCAACCTTCTGTCAGTGAGTTGCTGGAATTTATTGGCCAAGAAGCCACAATGGATGTATTTGCTATTGATAGGGCAATAATACTATACAACTTATGCTGGTTGAGTTTGCGCAATTACCACTGCAGGGAGAGCAG GTTTATTTGCTGTGATCTGTCTCATATTCCTTTCCCAAAACTGGTGTCATGGTTGACATTAGCATTTATACTCAGCAGAGAGGTTCCAATAGTCTTTCAAAAG gTTTCAAGATTGCTTGCTTCTGTATACATGCTTTCTTCCTCAAGTGATGAGTTCTCAATCGTATGTGATGGAAAGGAGCTGTCTACAAGTCACTGGGTCTCATACTTCCATCAAGCCTCGCTTGGTACCCATATTAGTTACCAATTCATTTCGAATTTGAGCCGAGGACACAAACCACAGTGCCTCTCAGATAAAGAG TGTACTGAGGCTACTTGCTCGAGTTGCATGGTTCCTGAGGAGTTGGACTTACCCAG GCTTGCTCCTGAGCGTACTCAAGATCTTGTTCAATTTGCTAAAGAATTCTTCAGCAATCTTCCAAGCTCCACAATCATCTGTATTAGTTTGCTTGGAGGCGCTTTGAATGAATTGTTACAGGAGCTAATGCAAATTCGTTCCCCCGTTTGTGCCTGGGTTCTCGTATCACGCCTCACCTTGAAAAGCCAACCGATTGCCACGCTTTTGCCGGTAGATTCGGTTCTAGAAG ACATGTCAGACGACGACAGTGCAACTATTAGTTCTACGGAAGCGACTCAAGTTAAGAATTTGGAGAGGCGCTGGCTTTGTCCATGGGGTTCCACCGTGGTTGACGATGTAGCTCCAGCATTTAAATCAATATTGGAGGAAAGCCACATATCATCTGGATCTCCTGTAGAAGACACGAGAGAGCATAGAAATTCATGGtggaaaaagagaaaaacactTGATCATCATCTTAAAAAATTCCTAAG GAATCTAGAAGCTTCCTGGCTCGGTCCCTGGAGATGTCTGCTTCTTGGAGACTTGTCAAACTTCAAATTGCCCGACTCAGTACAGAAAAAACTGGTAAAAGATCTCAAGTCCAAGTGCAAAATGGAAGTAAACGAGATGCTTTTAAAGATTCTTCTTGGAGGCgggattgaaaattttgaaggagAAGCATGCGTTGCTCAGCTTTCTTTGAGTAATGGTTGCTATGTAGGTAGAGGGGGATATCTTTATGAAGAAGATAGCTGTAGAACTCCTACTGCTGCAGCTAATACTTCTGAAAGTAGGCATGGATTGGCTTTACAGCTGATACGTGAAGCAGCGACCAAACTAGAGCAACATGACGGTTGTGACAATAGAGAACCTATCATTCTTGTTTTAGATCCCGAAGTTCAG ATGCTTCCTTGGGAGAATATTCCGATACTAAGGAAACAGGAGGTGTACCGAATGCCTTCTGTAGGTAGCATATTTGCTGTGCTAAAGAAGCGCAGTCTCCAAGGAGAGCCAGCAAGATCTCAAGCTGCTTCCTTCCCTCTTATTGATCCGCTAGATTCGTTCTACTTGCTGAATCCGGGTGGTGATCTCAGCGAGACACAAGTCGAATTCGAGAGTTGGTTCAGGGATCAAAACTTTGAG GGGAAAGCTGGATCGGTACCAAGTGCGGAAGAGCTGACAGAAGCATTAAAAAGCCATGATCTATTTCTATATTTCGGTCATGGAAGTG GATCACAATATCTATCTAGTCGGGAAATAGAGAAGCTAGAAAACTGTTGTGCAACTTTTCTAATGGGATGCAGTAGTGGTTCGCTATGGTTAAAAGGCTGCTACATCCCACAAGGCATACCACTCTCATATCTCTTAGCTGGATCTCCAGCCATTGTGGCGAATCTGTGGGACGTAACAGACCGAGACATTGATCGGTTTGGGAAAGCGCTGTTGGAAGCTTGGTTGAGAGAGAGATCAGATTCTCCTTCCCCATTTTCTTCAGAAGGTGGTTGCAGCCAGTGTGAGTCATTAACTAACGAACTTGCAGCCATGAATCTAAAAGGAAACACCACCAAGAGGACGAGAAAACCATCTTCGCGTAACAAGCCAGCACAATCGAGTGCTGATGGGTCAGGGAAGATGGAGTGTAATCATAATCATGGACGCAAAATCGGATCATTCATAGGTGCGGCTAGAGAAGTGTGTACGTTGCCATACTTGATTGGGGCTGCGCCGGTCTGTTATGGTGTACCAACTGGTATCATAAGGAAGAAAGGAATTGAagctcttcttccttcttcatcttcttgttaG